The sequence ATCGAATCATAGTATGGCGGTATTTGATAACCAGGGTACACAGCCGAATCTACTCGTATTCCCAAACCGCCTGGCGGCAAATACATGTCAATGGTACCAGCAGACGGCATGAAATCCATTGCTGGATTCTCTGCATTAATCCGGCATTCCATTGCCCAGCCTTTAAACGTGATATCTTCCTGTTTATATCGTAATGGCTCATTATTTGCGATATGCAGCTGTTCTTTGATTAAGTCGACACCGGTCACCATTTCAGTAACAGGATGTTCTACTTGGATTCTTGTATTCATTTCCATAAAATAGAATTTATTTTCTTTTTGATCAAAAATAAACTCGATAGTTCCTGCTCCGGAATAATCAACAGCCTTAGCTGCTTTCACTGCAGCATCTCCCATTTTTGCACGCATCGCTTCATTAATAGCTGGTGAAGGTGTTTCTTCGATAAGTTTTTGCAATCTTCTCTGAACCGAACAATCGCGCTCACCAAGGTGAATGACGTTCCCGTGGTTATCAGCCAATACCTGAATCTCCACGTGGCGGAAGTCTTCAATAAACTTCTCTAAATAAACACCAGGATTTCCGAAAGCCTTCTCTGCTTCATTTTGCGTTACACGGATTCCTTTCCGTAATTCTTCCTCAGATCTTGCCACGCGGATTCCTTTTCCTCCGCCACCGGCAGTTGCTTTTATAATAACCGGAAATCCAATCTGATTAGCTATTTCCAAAGCTTCTTCTTCACTACCAATAATACCATTTGAGCCTGGAACAACAGGCACGCCTGCTTCGCGCATTGTCTCTCTGGCTACATCTTTCGTTCCCATCTTTTGAATAGCGTAAGCGCTTGGACCTACAAAGGTTACATTGCATGCATCGCAGATCTCTGCGAAATCTGCATTCTCGGAAAGGAAGCCATAACCTGGATGAATTGCGTCCGTTTCTGTTAATGTCGCCACACTCATAATATTTGTAAAATTTAAATAGCTGTCTTTACTTAATTTTGGACCAATACAATATGCCTCATCTGCTAATTGCACATGTAATGCTTCACTATCAGCTTCTGAATATACTGCTACCGTTTCAATGCCCATTTCTTTTGCAGAACGAATAATTCTTACTGCGATTTCTCCACGGTTAGCAATTAACAGTTTCTTAATCACAATGTCATCCCCTTATGCCTTCTTAATTCGGAATAATGGCTGACCATATTCCACAAGTTCACCATTTTCCACTAAAACTTCTGTGATCGTCCCTTTCACATCTGCTTCTATTTCATTAAATAATTTCATTGCTTCTACGATACACACAATAGAATCCTCTTGTACATTGTCACCTGTTTGTACATAATTTTCTTTGTCAGGAGATGGTGAGCTGTAAAAAGTTCCTACCATCGGTGATACAATTTCATGATCGTAATCAGGCGTGGACACATTCTCTGTAACTTCCTTTGTTTCTTGCGCCTGATTATTGACTTGTTGCGGTGCTTCTTCAGTTTGCGGCTGTACCGCAGGCTGTGGTGTATGTACTGGCTGTGTGACTACATTAGATGTAGCTGTGCCTGTATTCTTTTTCATTTTAATTTTTGCACCATTTGCTTCATAAGAAAATTCATCAATGGATGATTGATCTAATTTGTCGATTAGTTGATTGATTTCTTCTACAGATAACATTTCTGCACCCCTTCATATTTGTTACATTTAATAACAGGTACTAATAACTCCTTCTAATATTTTACGCAATCCAATGAGAAACTGCAACCTTTGTTTTTATTGTACAAATATGGTCAGCTATTGAAAAGTAATAAGCGATAGAATCAGATAAAATTTATATTTATATCAGTTAAGTATATAAGTACAGTCATAGAAGTAATCATGCCGAACTGGAAAAAATGGGTTCTGATAATATGGATTATGTTAGCCAGCGCTAGCAGAGCACCCATATTGAGATATTTAATGTGCTGGGATACCACTTTGGCCAACCATTCCTGCGGGGCACGGCTGAAGCTACCTGCCTAGTCCCGCGGGAGTCTACGTGGTTGACCTACGCTAGGATAGGGACTGTAAAACTTTTGTAAGAGTTAGCATATTGTTCAAAGTATACAGATCAGGAATGGAATGAATAACATAATGTCTAAAACTACTGCTTTTAGCTGTTCCCTAAGTTGTAGCACTTCCCTCATGCGGAGACTCCTCATGCCTCAGCTCGAGCTGAAGATCCAATTCATTTGTGCCTGTGTCTGCAAGTATAGATTCAAAGTGGTCTTTCTCGGCGCAAGACAGCAGAGATGCTTTTTAAAATAGTAGCCTAGCAGACCGACGTACCTACAGGACGCGGAGCCTATTCTGCCATACAGGCCTGGTTAACATAATCCAGATTACAGGAAATTGTATATTATTAGAACATAGCATCGCCATTTGACAAAAAAAGCCCTCGATTTTACTCAAGGGCTTTTTACTCTCTCCTGTAATGAAGGTTATTGGGTTTGATAAACAACATCAATATTGATTTCACCAAATTCTTCTTTTGCCTGCTGAATAATGTCATTTGCGTCTGCAGCTGATAAACTATCCGTTTGGACTGTAACAACAAGGTTGTTATCTTCCATATTACGAACTAATACTTCTTCATAGCCTTTTATTGATTTTAATTCTTCTTCCAATGTTGATTCTTTCATGTCTAATGATTCGATTTCTTTCATCGCTTCATATGCTTCATTTTTTTCTTCAGAAGTAGCTTCGCTTGATGCAACAATATCTTCTAATCTTTCTTTTTCATAGCTTCTTTGATTAGTAATCTCCATTCTGACAGCTGCAAAATATTCATCTGTATTTATGGAAGATGTATCCAACTCTTCACTTGTCTGTTCTGTCACATCGGTCTCTTCTGTATCGGACTCTGTCTGGTT is a genomic window of Gracilibacillus salinarum containing:
- the accC gene encoding acetyl-CoA carboxylase biotin carboxylase subunit; the encoded protein is MIKKLLIANRGEIAVRIIRSAKEMGIETVAVYSEADSEALHVQLADEAYCIGPKLSKDSYLNFTNIMSVATLTETDAIHPGYGFLSENADFAEICDACNVTFVGPSAYAIQKMGTKDVARETMREAGVPVVPGSNGIIGSEEEALEIANQIGFPVIIKATAGGGGKGIRVARSEEELRKGIRVTQNEAEKAFGNPGVYLEKFIEDFRHVEIQVLADNHGNVIHLGERDCSVQRRLQKLIEETPSPAINEAMRAKMGDAAVKAAKAVDYSGAGTIEFIFDQKENKFYFMEMNTRIQVEHPVTEMVTGVDLIKEQLHIANNEPLRYKQEDITFKGWAMECRINAENPAMDFMPSAGTIDMYLPPGGLGIRVDSAVYPGYQIPPYYDSMIAKLISYGKTRKEAVDRMKRALDEYVIEGVFTTVPFHRKMMTHSVFVEGDFNTSFLEKYSIMEDGKEKN
- the accB gene encoding acetyl-CoA carboxylase biotin carboxyl carrier protein → MLSVEEINQLIDKLDQSSIDEFSYEANGAKIKMKKNTGTATSNVVTQPVHTPQPAVQPQTEEAPQQVNNQAQETKEVTENVSTPDYDHEIVSPMVGTFYSSPSPDKENYVQTGDNVQEDSIVCIVEAMKLFNEIEADVKGTITEVLVENGELVEYGQPLFRIKKA
- a CDS encoding SpoIIIAH-like family protein — protein: MLRKQTVWLLTMLSLMIVLSVYYLNAPNEGDLAYNVEDQSEDQTTSLDQLTNQTESDTEETDVTEQTSEELDTSSINTDEYFAAVRMEITNQRSYEKERLEDIVASSEATSEEKNEAYEAMKEIESLDMKESTLEEELKSIKGYEEVLVRNMEDNNLVVTVQTDSLSAADANDIIQQAKEEFGEINIDVVYQTQ